Proteins found in one Planctomycetes bacterium MalM25 genomic segment:
- a CDS encoding ribonuclease Z translates to MPNNAPVKTLKHGDLTIEGYSRAAVQSYWRLPEMSLGFDLGVQPWSFMGTETWFVSHGHLDHIAALPVYVARRRMMKMEPPTIYLPEECLDGVKQLLAAFQRLDRGRLPCELIGVTPGEEIELSRELVVTTTATTHTVPSIGYIVWKRKKKLKPEYAELSGEQIRDLRKAGAEVSAEIRTPAVAYLGDSSPKGLDASPDMYRAEVLIAEMTFVSPEHRKEKIHKHGHMHLDDWVDRAARFENELIIAGHLSTRYHPRQVEKMVKQKLPDLLGGRLHLWL, encoded by the coding sequence TTGCCGAACAACGCCCCCGTTAAAACGCTCAAGCACGGCGACCTCACGATCGAGGGTTACAGCCGCGCGGCCGTCCAAAGCTACTGGCGCCTGCCCGAGATGAGCCTCGGCTTCGACCTCGGCGTGCAGCCGTGGAGCTTCATGGGGACGGAGACTTGGTTCGTCTCGCACGGCCACCTCGACCACATCGCGGCGCTGCCGGTCTACGTCGCGCGGCGACGGATGATGAAGATGGAGCCACCCACCATCTACCTGCCCGAGGAGTGCCTCGACGGCGTCAAGCAGCTGCTCGCCGCGTTCCAGCGGCTCGATCGGGGACGCCTCCCCTGCGAGCTGATCGGCGTCACGCCGGGCGAGGAGATCGAGCTGTCGCGCGAGCTGGTTGTCACCACCACGGCGACCACGCACACGGTCCCCTCGATCGGCTACATCGTGTGGAAGCGGAAGAAGAAGCTAAAACCCGAGTACGCCGAGCTGAGTGGCGAGCAGATCCGTGACCTGCGCAAAGCGGGCGCCGAAGTCAGCGCCGAGATCCGCACGCCCGCGGTCGCCTACCTGGGGGACAGCTCGCCGAAGGGCCTGGACGCCTCGCCCGACATGTACCGCGCCGAGGTGCTCATCGCCGAGATGACGTTCGTCTCGCCCGAGCACCGCAAAGAGAAGATCCACAAGCACGGCCACATGCACTTGGACGACTGGGTCGACCGCGCAGCGAGGTTCGAGAACGAACTGATCATCGCCGGGCACCTGAGCACGCGCTACCACCCGCGGCAGGTCGAGAAGATGGTCAAGCAGAAGCTGCCCGACCTGCTCGGCGGCCGGCTGCACCTGTGGCTATGA
- the scpA gene encoding Segregation and condensation protein A, which translates to MQAFQVQLDAYHGPLDLLLYLVKKAELPIAELPLADVTMQYLEHVAVLEKLDPDAVGDFLDVASLLLEIKSREVLPAAEAEEIGEPIDDAAIESPSDLVQRLLEFKEYRDAANQLESLRVDWSKRYARAAVAPRREAIDPSERPIEGVELWDLVSAFARVMRERLEPEPETTLYNDETPVHVHMERIDRQLREAGGPTPFEDLFADDRVHKTTLVGVFLAVLELVRYRHALALQTERYGPIVLQPGAVVYSVS; encoded by the coding sequence ATGCAAGCGTTTCAGGTCCAACTCGACGCCTACCACGGCCCGCTCGACCTGCTGCTCTACCTCGTCAAGAAGGCGGAGCTGCCGATCGCTGAGCTGCCGCTGGCGGACGTGACCATGCAGTACCTCGAGCATGTCGCGGTGCTTGAGAAGCTCGATCCGGACGCGGTGGGCGATTTCCTCGACGTGGCGAGCCTGCTCCTGGAGATCAAATCCCGCGAGGTGCTCCCCGCCGCCGAGGCGGAGGAGATCGGTGAGCCGATCGACGACGCCGCCATCGAGTCGCCCAGCGACCTCGTGCAGCGGCTGCTCGAATTCAAGGAATACCGCGACGCGGCGAACCAGCTGGAATCGCTCCGGGTCGATTGGTCGAAGCGTTACGCCCGCGCCGCGGTCGCCCCCCGCCGCGAGGCGATCGACCCGTCCGAGCGGCCGATCGAAGGGGTCGAGCTGTGGGACCTCGTCAGCGCCTTCGCCCGCGTCATGCGCGAGCGGCTCGAGCCCGAACCGGAGACCACGCTCTACAACGACGAAACGCCCGTCCACGTCCACATGGAACGGATCGACCGGCAGCTCCGCGAAGCGGGCGGGCCGACTCCCTTCGAGGACCTCTTCGCCGACGACCGGGTCCACAAGACGACGCTCGTGGGCGTGTTCCTGGCGGTGCTCGAGCTGGTCCGCTACCGCCACGCCCTCGCGCTGCAAACGGAGCGCTATGGGCCGATCGTGTTGCAGCCGGGCGCGGTGGTTTACTCCGTGAGCTGA